Proteins encoded in a region of the Phoenix dactylifera cultivar Barhee BC4 chromosome 3, palm_55x_up_171113_PBpolish2nd_filt_p, whole genome shotgun sequence genome:
- the LOC103704034 gene encoding uncharacterized protein LOC103704034 isoform X2, with protein MVIETILNNQEEEEAQAGREEHKVKNEERTAEYYEAGETVPHHDVLSNTPQFGGDIDWKDISCVDGLGHILDGQSQPTLTSHEIDQPSGRPRQRRPCFGWLSESEEENEAEEPEGEDQSGEPPINSSIVYLDQEMFEFAGSLHHEMKREPPRNASLIYQKQEGVDFSGSPHHEVKQESPSNASIIYQEKESVGFAGSLYCEIKQEQEEVEFAGSLHRGRKRRSGWDVKHSDM; from the exons GAGGAACATAAAGTGAAAAATGAGGAAAGAACTGCAGAATATTATGAGGCTGGTGAAACAGTTCCTCATCATGATGTGCTGTCAAACACACCTCAATTTG GGGGGGATATTGATTGGAAGGATATTTCTTGTGTGGACGGATTAGGGCATATCTTGGACGGTCAAAGTCAACCTACTTTGACTTCACATGAAATAGACCAACCCAGTGGTCGTCCCAGGCAAAGGCGTCCATGTTTTGGCTGGTTAAGTGAAAGTGAGGAGGAAAATGAAGCGGAGGAGCCTGAGGGTGAAGATCAATCAGGGGAGCCTCCAATTAATTCTTCTATTGTTTATCTGGATCAGGAAATGTTTGAATTTGCTGGGAGCCTGCATCATGAGATGAAGAGGGAGCCTCCACGTAACGCATCTTTAATTTATCAGAAGCAGGAAGGGGTTGACTTTTCTGGAAGTCCACATCATGAAGTGAAGCAGGAGTCTCCAAgtaatgcttctatcatttatCAAGAAAAAGAATCGGTTGGATTTGCTGGAAGTCTGTATTGTGAAATTAAACAGGAGCAGGAAGAAGTTGAATTTGCTGGAAGCCTGCATCGtggaaggaagaggagaagtGGATGGGATGTCAAACATTCTGATATGTAA